The Sphingomicrobium sp. genome has a window encoding:
- a CDS encoding histidine kinase dimerization/phospho-acceptor domain-containing protein, with protein MRFDDRLMTVLNQPGDDARDLAVRWRQLVDLVARAGGQAGTPAVGEALETIRADAPRVDEPLRAAAARAVAALPLPLGLLEVFASDRLSVSAPVLAAATLDAEQWSALLEVADEETRQFILALHPEVRPHAAPAEEPSTSPAEEPESLAPSLHDVVERIERRRRTRAAMRAAAAPAGDAEPGLFRWECGPTGEIAWVEGAPRGALVGRSIAKAQTGAGDRIDADVVRAFALRAPFRDAALTFSGEGALAGEWKISGVPAFEPSDGRFAGYRGIALRDQEPDVGGGADPKSDADSVRELVHEIKTPLNAIMGFAEIIEGQYLGPAEQAYRERAQEIVRQARLLLMAIDDLDFAARVQSAAAGTQSRTELGELLERLTPALRETASEQGVEIDASPPTREALAAAEPELADRLIFRLCSAVLEQASAGERLRLAVEQAGDRWRVSIGRPRRLAGTSQEQLFGPAEPFGFAFPLRLVRGLARSVGADVIAAPAALAVSFPRA; from the coding sequence GTGCGCTTCGACGACCGCCTGATGACGGTTCTGAACCAGCCCGGCGACGACGCCCGGGACCTGGCTGTGCGCTGGCGCCAGCTAGTCGACCTCGTCGCGCGCGCCGGGGGGCAGGCGGGCACTCCCGCCGTCGGTGAAGCGCTGGAGACGATCAGGGCGGATGCGCCGCGCGTCGACGAGCCTCTGCGGGCCGCCGCGGCCCGCGCCGTAGCCGCGCTTCCGCTGCCGCTCGGCCTGCTGGAAGTCTTCGCGTCCGACCGCTTATCGGTTTCGGCGCCGGTGCTTGCCGCCGCGACCCTCGATGCCGAGCAATGGTCGGCCCTGCTCGAGGTCGCGGACGAGGAGACGCGGCAGTTCATCCTGGCGCTCCATCCCGAAGTCCGGCCGCATGCCGCGCCAGCCGAGGAGCCGTCCACATCCCCCGCCGAAGAGCCGGAGTCGCTTGCGCCATCGCTTCACGACGTCGTCGAGCGGATCGAACGGCGGCGGCGGACCCGCGCGGCGATGCGCGCGGCTGCCGCACCTGCAGGAGACGCAGAGCCGGGCCTGTTCCGCTGGGAATGCGGGCCGACGGGTGAGATCGCTTGGGTCGAAGGCGCGCCGCGCGGGGCCCTCGTGGGGCGGTCGATCGCCAAGGCGCAGACAGGGGCAGGGGACCGGATCGACGCCGATGTCGTGCGGGCATTCGCGCTTCGCGCGCCGTTCCGTGACGCGGCGCTGACCTTCAGCGGCGAAGGGGCGCTGGCCGGCGAGTGGAAGATCAGCGGCGTGCCTGCCTTCGAGCCGAGCGACGGCCGGTTCGCGGGGTATCGCGGCATCGCGCTGCGTGATCAGGAGCCGGATGTCGGGGGAGGTGCCGACCCCAAGTCGGACGCGGATTCGGTCCGCGAGCTGGTCCACGAGATCAAGACGCCGCTGAACGCGATCATGGGGTTCGCGGAGATCATCGAGGGCCAGTATCTCGGCCCTGCGGAGCAGGCCTATCGCGAACGCGCGCAGGAGATCGTGCGCCAGGCGCGGCTGCTGCTGATGGCGATCGACGATTTGGATTTCGCCGCGCGGGTGCAATCGGCTGCGGCGGGCACGCAGTCGCGCACCGAGCTCGGTGAGCTGCTCGAGCGGCTGACGCCTGCGCTTCGCGAGACTGCAAGCGAGCAGGGGGTGGAGATCGATGCCTCGCCGCCGACGCGTGAAGCGCTCGCCGCCGCCGAGCCGGAGCTTGCCGACCGGCTGATCTTCCGCCTGTGCAGCGCGGTGCTCGAACAGGCGAGCGCCGGCGAGCGGCTCCGCCTGGCGGTCGAGCAGGCCGGCGATCGCTGGCGGGTTTCGATCGGGCGGCCCCGGCGGCTGGCGGGAACATCGCAAGAGCAGCTGTTCGGTCCGGCCGAGCCGTTCGGCTTCGCCTTTCCGCTGCGGCTCGTGCGCGGGCTTGCCCGAAGCGTCGGCGCGGATGTCATTGCTGCCCCGGCTGCGCTGGCGGTGAGCTTTCCGCGCGCCTGA
- a CDS encoding LacI family DNA-binding transcriptional regulator has translation MRSGEGRRVTIREVSAAAGVSIKTVSRVLNREPHVKDKTRKKVEAAVERLNFRPSSVARTLAGHRSFQVALLYDNPSPYYINEVQTGALERCAEEGFRLMFQPCDSSSPTLVDTVLDFIEETHVDGLILTPPVGDNFPLLDELQRRNVRFVRVAPGDDRPIAPAAAMDDVAAAREMTEFLLSLGHRRVGFIVGHPAHAASGQRLAGYRSAFAANGMRVDPSLIQPGHFDFESGKAATAKLLDLRNPPTAIFASNDDMAAGALAVAHERGISVPDELAIAGFDDTNLANAVWPPLTTVHQPMRALAREAADLLLAKSGSAERRILRHEIVVRGTTGVSIKQLDR, from the coding sequence ATGCGGAGCGGGGAAGGCAGGCGGGTGACGATCCGCGAGGTTTCCGCCGCCGCGGGCGTGTCGATCAAGACAGTGTCGCGGGTGTTGAACCGCGAACCGCACGTCAAGGACAAGACGCGAAAGAAGGTCGAGGCGGCCGTCGAGCGCCTGAACTTCCGGCCGAGCAGCGTCGCAAGAACGCTGGCGGGCCATCGCTCCTTCCAGGTCGCGCTGCTCTACGACAATCCGAGTCCTTATTATATCAACGAGGTGCAGACAGGAGCGCTCGAGCGCTGCGCCGAGGAAGGGTTCAGGCTGATGTTCCAGCCTTGCGATTCTTCGAGCCCGACGCTCGTCGATACCGTCCTCGACTTCATCGAGGAAACGCATGTCGACGGGCTCATCCTGACGCCGCCGGTCGGCGACAATTTTCCACTCCTCGATGAACTGCAGCGCCGCAATGTGAGGTTCGTCCGGGTGGCGCCGGGGGACGACCGGCCGATCGCACCGGCGGCCGCGATGGACGACGTCGCGGCGGCGCGCGAAATGACCGAGTTCCTTCTTTCCTTAGGGCACCGGCGGGTGGGGTTCATCGTCGGCCATCCGGCGCACGCGGCGAGCGGACAGAGGCTTGCCGGCTACCGGTCGGCCTTTGCCGCCAACGGCATGCGCGTCGATCCGTCGCTCATCCAGCCCGGGCATTTCGACTTCGAGTCGGGGAAGGCGGCAACGGCCAAGCTGCTCGACCTGCGCAACCCGCCAACTGCGATCTTTGCCAGCAACGACGACATGGCTGCGGGAGCACTCGCGGTCGCCCATGAGCGCGGGATTTCGGTCCCGGACGAGCTGGCGATCGCCGGTTTCGACGACACCAACCTCGCCAATGCGGTCTGGCCGCCGTTGACGACTGTGCACCAGCCGATGCGCGCGCTGGCCCGTGAAGCTGCGGACCTCCTGCTTGCAAAGTCCGGTTCGGCCGAGCGCCGGATCTTGCGTCACGAGATCGTCGTTCGCGGCACCACCGGCGTGTCGATCAAGCAGCTTGACAGATGA
- a CDS encoding TonB-dependent receptor, producing MRKGSTAALSFSALMLASAAMSPAYAQSVEKKDQQPAAETAENPDAIIVTANRREERLQDVAGVVQALTADELRRLGIGNDIRNLQAAVPGLNIANQEGNIEIFIRGVGSANNTELGDPAAAPHINGVYIPRPRGLGLQFYDLDRVEVNKGPQGTLYGRNALAGTLNIVTKEPVLGELGGFVQGQIGTRHSYGGEAALNVPIGSTSALRFAGYFDKQGSSFKNAGIDKTLKPAGIQDNVAGRVSFKSNINERLSIFLMGDYGQESGTGYPGANIYSAVRATGDRAEDLPMRDVVYRGWQGDLDNVIWGVQGRVSYDFGPFTAQYLGSYRKVDFEQTNSGQDGIAWEGRDVSEDGVQYDNYSTQFWQTRSKAQTHEIRLVGDTAQRLRWTVGAFMFDEKQQVGFLSLVDRGYCCYSGTEFTMPDVRGKSKAAYADGTFDITKQTRLTAGLRYTDEKKSRYGIGGNWALVLGGEDFACCFATRLGTPGFRPSLLDRPNFNVGALDTPQELANFLIEGIASIGSRDTLVDQIGSIAAGTNPLGTCFVRSDIDNGFVRCPANNPNNTNGGFSYANLTIPGQQVGSSKFNYWDWRLVGEHDLTPNNMLYAKVSTGHKSGGFNDSFDADLIPETFKPEKLVVYEVGSKNSFSFRGRRAIGNVSAFYYDYSDQVFQDLTTIAVDPQTGNATGFSLVNRNVGKSRLWGIEGEAILPLSAMTRLHLNAVYLDTEITKGQVADARAQDFSIGGFAPLIDLKGSRLPLASKWNLTGRLQHTVKLQRGSVDGQVLASYRSSFYLTQYNELPVVFATPDGTVTRVETALEAGFPDRQEGFVTVNLGVGYTSEDGRWRVEGYATNLFDVDASQKALVGSGINVRFLNEARSFGVRVRSSF from the coding sequence ATGAGAAAGGGTTCAACCGCCGCGCTGTCGTTTTCGGCGCTGATGCTGGCGAGCGCGGCAATGTCGCCTGCCTATGCGCAGTCGGTCGAGAAGAAAGACCAGCAGCCCGCAGCCGAGACTGCTGAAAACCCCGATGCGATCATCGTCACCGCGAACCGGCGCGAGGAGCGCCTTCAGGATGTGGCGGGCGTCGTCCAGGCACTGACCGCGGACGAACTCCGCCGCCTCGGGATCGGCAACGACATCCGCAACCTTCAAGCGGCGGTCCCGGGACTGAACATTGCGAACCAGGAAGGCAATATCGAGATCTTCATCCGCGGCGTCGGCTCGGCGAACAATACGGAGCTTGGCGACCCGGCGGCGGCGCCGCACATCAACGGCGTTTACATCCCGCGTCCGCGCGGCCTTGGCCTCCAATTCTACGACCTCGACCGTGTGGAGGTGAACAAGGGCCCGCAAGGGACGCTCTACGGTCGCAACGCGCTCGCCGGCACGCTGAACATCGTCACCAAGGAACCGGTGCTCGGTGAACTCGGCGGCTTCGTCCAGGGGCAGATCGGCACGCGACACAGCTATGGCGGGGAAGCGGCCCTCAACGTGCCGATCGGCAGCACGAGCGCTCTTCGCTTCGCCGGCTATTTCGACAAGCAGGGATCGTCGTTCAAGAATGCCGGGATCGACAAGACGCTGAAGCCCGCGGGCATTCAGGACAATGTCGCCGGCCGCGTTTCGTTCAAGAGCAACATCAACGAGCGCCTGTCGATCTTCCTGATGGGCGATTACGGCCAGGAAAGCGGAACCGGCTATCCGGGCGCGAACATCTATTCGGCCGTACGTGCGACCGGTGACCGCGCTGAGGACCTGCCGATGCGCGACGTCGTCTATCGCGGGTGGCAAGGCGACCTCGATAATGTGATCTGGGGCGTGCAGGGCCGCGTCAGCTACGACTTCGGGCCGTTCACCGCTCAATATCTCGGCAGCTACCGCAAGGTCGACTTCGAGCAGACGAACTCGGGCCAGGACGGCATCGCGTGGGAGGGCCGCGACGTCAGCGAGGACGGCGTCCAATACGACAATTACTCGACGCAATTCTGGCAGACTCGCTCCAAGGCGCAGACCCATGAAATCCGCCTAGTCGGCGACACCGCCCAGCGGCTGCGCTGGACGGTCGGTGCGTTCATGTTCGACGAGAAGCAGCAGGTCGGTTTCCTCAGCCTCGTTGACCGTGGTTACTGCTGCTATTCGGGCACCGAGTTCACGATGCCTGACGTGCGCGGCAAGTCGAAGGCGGCTTATGCGGACGGAACGTTCGACATCACCAAGCAGACCCGGCTGACTGCCGGGCTTCGCTACACGGACGAGAAGAAGTCGCGCTACGGGATCGGCGGCAACTGGGCGCTGGTGCTTGGCGGCGAAGATTTCGCCTGCTGCTTTGCCACGCGGCTCGGCACGCCGGGCTTCCGCCCCTCGCTGCTCGACCGTCCGAATTTCAATGTCGGCGCGCTCGACACGCCGCAGGAGCTCGCGAACTTTCTCATCGAAGGTATCGCCAGCATCGGCTCGCGCGACACATTGGTCGACCAGATCGGGTCGATTGCGGCGGGCACCAATCCGCTCGGCACCTGTTTCGTGCGCAGCGACATCGACAACGGCTTCGTCCGCTGCCCGGCCAACAATCCGAACAACACCAATGGCGGGTTCAGCTACGCGAACCTGACCATCCCGGGTCAGCAGGTCGGCAGCAGCAAGTTCAATTATTGGGACTGGCGGCTTGTCGGCGAGCACGACCTGACGCCCAACAACATGCTCTATGCGAAGGTCTCGACCGGTCACAAATCGGGCGGCTTCAACGACAGCTTCGACGCCGATTTGATCCCGGAAACCTTCAAGCCTGAAAAGCTGGTGGTTTACGAGGTCGGCTCGAAGAACAGCTTCAGCTTCCGCGGCCGCCGCGCAATCGGCAATGTCAGCGCCTTCTACTACGACTATAGCGATCAGGTCTTCCAGGACCTGACGACAATCGCGGTGGATCCGCAGACCGGCAATGCGACCGGCTTCTCGCTGGTCAACCGCAACGTCGGCAAGTCGCGCCTGTGGGGCATCGAAGGCGAGGCGATCCTGCCGCTTTCGGCGATGACCCGGCTGCACCTCAACGCCGTCTATCTGGATACGGAGATCACGAAGGGCCAGGTCGCCGACGCGCGCGCCCAGGACTTCAGCATCGGCGGGTTCGCACCGCTGATCGATCTGAAGGGGAGCCGCCTGCCGCTCGCGTCCAAGTGGAACCTCACCGGGCGGTTGCAGCATACGGTCAAGCTGCAGCGCGGGAGCGTCGATGGCCAGGTGCTCGCCAGCTATCGTTCGTCCTTCTACCTGACGCAATACAACGAACTGCCGGTCGTGTTCGCCACGCCGGATGGAACGGTGACGCGCGTCGAGACGGCGCTGGAAGCGGGCTTCCCGGACCGACAGGAAGGCTTCGTCACGGTCAACCTCGGCGTCGGCTACACGTCGGAGGACGGCCGCTGGCGCGTTGAAGGCTATGCCACCAACCTGTTCGACGTCGATGCGTCGCAAAAGGCGCTGGTCGGATCGGGCATCAACGTGCGCTTCCTCAACGAAGCGCGCTCCTTCGGCGTCCGCGTGCGGAGCTCGTTCTAG
- a CDS encoding glucokinase, which translates to MRCAPQRPPMTDIVVADVGGTNARFAIATLDGPEPRLSEIRRYDTADHSSLASAWRSFASDLGRSLPRAASIAVAGGLGGDVVKLANCPWIVRPSTLADELGLDRLTLVNDFGAMAHAVDALADDSLEWIAGPRSGRPAEGVISVIGPGTGLGVAMVLRRAGHHHVIETEGGHIDFAPLDTLEEQILARLRSRHLRVSVERIVSGPGLANIYEAIASIEGTPARIRDDASLWAAATDGSDPLASAALDRLCMSFGSVAGDLALAQGASAVVITSQLARRVVDRLRGGAFVERFLAKGRYRSRMEAMPVLLCRHPEPGLYGAAAAFQKEHMS; encoded by the coding sequence ATGCGGTGCGCGCCGCAACGGCCGCCCATGACCGATATCGTCGTCGCCGACGTCGGCGGCACCAACGCCCGTTTCGCGATTGCGACCCTTGATGGGCCTGAACCGCGATTGAGCGAAATCCGCCGCTACGACACGGCCGATCACAGCAGCCTCGCGTCCGCCTGGCGGAGCTTTGCGTCCGACCTCGGCCGCAGCCTTCCGCGAGCGGCCTCGATCGCGGTCGCCGGCGGTCTCGGCGGCGACGTCGTGAAGCTTGCCAATTGTCCGTGGATCGTTCGCCCAAGCACGCTTGCGGATGAGCTCGGGCTGGACCGGCTAACGCTCGTCAACGATTTCGGCGCGATGGCTCATGCCGTCGACGCCTTGGCGGACGATTCTCTCGAATGGATCGCGGGTCCGCGTTCCGGCCGGCCTGCGGAGGGGGTCATCAGCGTCATCGGCCCGGGGACCGGCCTCGGCGTCGCCATGGTGCTGCGGCGCGCCGGGCATCACCACGTGATCGAGACCGAGGGCGGTCATATCGATTTCGCTCCGCTCGATACGCTCGAGGAGCAGATCCTTGCCCGGCTTCGCAGCCGCCACTTGCGGGTGTCGGTGGAGCGGATCGTTTCCGGGCCGGGGCTGGCCAACATCTATGAAGCCATTGCCAGCATCGAAGGGACGCCGGCGCGGATCCGCGACGATGCGAGCCTTTGGGCAGCGGCGACCGACGGGTCCGACCCGCTCGCTTCGGCGGCGCTCGACCGGCTGTGCATGAGCTTCGGCTCCGTCGCGGGCGATCTTGCCCTGGCGCAGGGAGCGAGCGCGGTGGTGATCACCAGCCAGCTTGCGCGCCGGGTGGTCGATCGCTTGCGCGGCGGCGCCTTCGTCGAGCGCTTCCTCGCCAAGGGCCGCTACCGCAGCCGGATGGAAGCGATGCCGGTCCTGCTCTGCCGTCACCCCGAGCCGGGGCTGTACGGCGCCGCGGCTGCATTTCAGAAAGAGCATATGAGCTGA
- a CDS encoding exo 1,3/1,4-beta-D-glucan glucohydrolase has product MAYRALVLTILLASSACTAPQQMAEQPIAAAAPRAPGEWPRAASAVPRDPAQEGRIDALLARMTIEDKVAQIIQPDIASITPADVRKYKFGSVLNGGNSSPGGNETGPASEWLKLADQFWAASMDGPESALKIPVMWGSDAVHGHSNIVGATLFPHNIGLGATRNRELIRKIGEITALEMVVTGLDWDFSPTLAVVRDDRWGRTYEGFSEDPQIVASFAGAMVEGLQGKAGTPGFLGPGKVIATAKHFVGDGGTLGGKDQGDNPSTAEQLITIHGAGYPPAIEAGVQAVMASFSSVRGEKVHGDADLLTGALKQQMGFDGLLVGDWNAHGQVPGCSNTSCPQSVNAGLDMFMAPDSWKGLYDSTLAQARSGEIPAERLNDAVRRILRVKMRAGLFEKGPPSSRPFAGRFELLGAPAHRAVARQAVRESLVLLKNQGKILPLRADARILVAGDGADNIAKQAGGWTLTWQGTGVTNKDFPNATSIYGGIKEAVNAAGGTAVLSADGSYTARPDVAIVVFGEDPYAEFVGDRPTLEYSPADKKDLKLLQRLKAAGIPTVAVFLSGRPMWVNPELNASDAFVAAFLPGSEGGGVADVLFRAKDGAVRHDFKGKLSYSWPKRADQTPLNKGDADYDPLFAYGYGLTYADAGDLPRLSEERPVGVAAASDGIIFGSGKLPAGWSLGLREEGGVVVPVDGNSGATGSGRLRVAGVDRRAQEDARRFTWDGSGGAAAVISAAQPLDISREANGELSLVVDYRVDARPAGNVTLGLECGPGCTASVPVAGTLRAAKIGEWRTLAVPLRCFATTSVDMRRVSAPVVISSSGALTLSISDVRIASANVPQSQCQQ; this is encoded by the coding sequence ATGGCTTATCGCGCATTGGTGCTGACGATCTTGCTGGCGTCTTCCGCCTGCACCGCGCCGCAACAGATGGCGGAGCAGCCCATCGCCGCCGCTGCGCCTCGTGCGCCGGGCGAGTGGCCGAGAGCGGCAAGCGCGGTCCCCAGGGACCCGGCGCAGGAGGGCCGCATCGACGCGCTTCTCGCGCGGATGACGATCGAGGACAAAGTCGCGCAGATTATTCAGCCGGATATCGCCAGCATCACGCCGGCGGACGTCCGCAAGTACAAGTTCGGCTCCGTCCTCAACGGCGGCAATTCGTCACCCGGCGGCAACGAGACCGGCCCGGCCTCCGAATGGTTGAAGCTTGCGGACCAGTTCTGGGCGGCGTCGATGGACGGCCCGGAAAGCGCGCTGAAGATCCCCGTGATGTGGGGATCCGATGCCGTCCACGGGCACAGCAACATCGTCGGCGCGACGCTGTTTCCCCACAATATCGGCCTCGGGGCGACCCGCAATCGCGAGCTCATCCGCAAGATCGGCGAGATCACGGCGCTGGAGATGGTCGTGACCGGGCTCGACTGGGATTTCTCGCCGACCCTTGCGGTGGTCAGGGACGACCGCTGGGGACGGACGTACGAGGGTTTCTCCGAAGATCCGCAGATCGTCGCCAGCTTCGCCGGAGCGATGGTCGAAGGTTTGCAGGGGAAGGCCGGCACGCCGGGGTTCCTTGGGCCTGGCAAGGTAATCGCGACGGCCAAGCATTTCGTCGGCGACGGCGGAACGCTCGGCGGGAAGGACCAGGGCGACAATCCGTCGACGGCCGAGCAGCTAATCACCATTCACGGCGCCGGCTACCCGCCCGCGATCGAAGCCGGCGTCCAGGCGGTGATGGCGTCCTTCTCCAGCGTTCGCGGCGAGAAGGTCCATGGCGACGCCGATTTGCTTACCGGCGCGCTCAAGCAGCAGATGGGGTTCGACGGGCTGCTCGTCGGCGACTGGAACGCCCACGGGCAAGTCCCCGGCTGCTCGAATACATCCTGCCCGCAGTCGGTCAACGCCGGGCTCGACATGTTCATGGCGCCGGACAGCTGGAAGGGCCTCTACGACAGCACGCTCGCACAAGCGCGCTCCGGCGAAATCCCGGCTGAGCGCCTGAACGACGCGGTGCGGCGCATCCTCAGGGTCAAGATGCGCGCCGGACTGTTCGAGAAGGGACCGCCGTCGTCCCGCCCGTTCGCCGGCAGGTTCGAGCTTCTCGGCGCTCCGGCGCACCGGGCAGTCGCGCGGCAAGCCGTGCGGGAGTCGCTCGTGCTCCTGAAGAACCAAGGCAAAATCCTGCCGCTCCGTGCCGACGCTCGGATCCTGGTCGCAGGAGACGGCGCCGACAATATTGCCAAGCAGGCGGGCGGCTGGACGCTCACCTGGCAGGGGACGGGCGTCACCAACAAGGACTTCCCCAACGCCACCTCCATCTATGGCGGGATCAAGGAAGCGGTGAATGCGGCGGGCGGCACCGCGGTGTTGAGCGCCGACGGCAGCTATACCGCCAGGCCCGACGTCGCGATCGTCGTCTTCGGCGAGGACCCTTATGCCGAGTTCGTCGGCGACCGGCCGACGCTCGAATATAGCCCTGCGGACAAGAAGGATTTGAAGCTGCTGCAGCGGCTCAAGGCGGCGGGGATACCAACGGTTGCCGTGTTCCTGTCCGGGCGGCCGATGTGGGTGAACCCCGAACTCAATGCGTCGGACGCCTTCGTCGCGGCCTTTCTGCCGGGCTCCGAAGGCGGCGGCGTCGCCGACGTGCTCTTCCGCGCAAAGGACGGCGCCGTCCGCCACGACTTCAAAGGCAAGCTTTCCTACTCCTGGCCGAAACGCGCCGACCAGACGCCGCTCAACAAGGGCGACGCCGACTACGATCCGCTCTTCGCTTATGGTTACGGGCTGACCTATGCCGACGCTGGCGACCTTCCCCGGCTGTCGGAGGAGAGGCCGGTCGGCGTCGCCGCTGCAAGCGACGGAATCATCTTCGGGTCGGGCAAGCTTCCGGCCGGGTGGAGCCTTGGGCTGCGCGAAGAAGGCGGCGTGGTCGTGCCCGTCGACGGCAATTCCGGCGCAACCGGAAGCGGACGGCTTCGCGTCGCCGGCGTCGACCGGCGCGCGCAGGAGGATGCGCGGCGCTTCACCTGGGACGGGAGCGGCGGAGCGGCCGCGGTCATTTCTGCAGCGCAGCCGCTCGACATTTCGCGTGAAGCGAACGGCGAACTCAGCCTCGTCGTGGATTATCGTGTCGATGCGCGGCCTGCGGGGAACGTCACCCTCGGGCTCGAGTGCGGGCCGGGCTGCACGGCCTCTGTCCCGGTCGCGGGCACATTGCGGGCGGCCAAGATCGGCGAGTGGCGGACGCTTGCCGTTCCGCTGCGCTGCTTCGCCACCACAAGCGTCGACATGCGGCGCGTCAGTGCGCCGGTGGTGATTAGCAGCAGCGGCGCCCTTACCCTGTCGATTTCCGACGTGAGGATCGCCAGCGCGAACGTGCCGCAAAGTCAGTGCCAGCAGTAA
- a CDS encoding globin family protein: MTPRQIELVQDSFALVVPNREQAATLFYARLFELAPETRSMFKGDLSDQGTKLMQVLAVVVRNLTNLASLLPSIDDLARRHNGYGVKDQHYPVVGRALIDTLALALGKSFTGETREAWETAYGILSNRMIDTAKTLPDIAA; this comes from the coding sequence ATGACCCCTCGCCAGATCGAATTGGTTCAGGACAGCTTTGCCCTCGTCGTTCCGAACCGCGAGCAGGCCGCCACGCTCTTCTACGCGCGCCTGTTCGAGCTGGCGCCGGAAACCCGCTCGATGTTCAAGGGCGACCTTAGCGATCAGGGCACCAAGCTGATGCAGGTGCTTGCCGTCGTCGTCCGCAATCTCACCAACCTCGCCTCGCTGCTGCCCTCGATCGACGACCTGGCCCGCCGCCACAACGGCTATGGCGTCAAGGATCAGCATTATCCGGTCGTTGGCCGAGCCTTGATCGACACGCTCGCACTCGCGCTCGGCAAAAGCTTCACGGGCGAAACCCGTGAAGCCTGGGAGACAGCTTACGGCATCCTCAGCAACCGGATGATCGACACCGCGAAGACGCTGCCAGACATCGCCGCCTAG
- a CDS encoding response regulator has protein sequence MAYSAHLVVVDDEPDIRDLLQNYLSRHGFAVSAVESGKALRALMAERPVDLAILDVNMPEEDGISIARELRSMGRIGIIMLTANSDGVDKVVGLEVGADDYVTKPFDPRELLARVRSVLRRASLEEEAPATLGREVVIGTARLNLDSRKLFAADGSELPLTAMEFDLLRTFVEHPNRVLNRDQLLDLAHNKEADVFDRSIDTRIVRLRKKIEADPRHPQAIKTVRGGGYLFTPAKA, from the coding sequence GTGGCGTACAGTGCGCATCTGGTCGTCGTCGACGACGAACCCGACATTCGCGACCTCCTTCAGAACTATCTGTCCCGTCACGGTTTCGCCGTAAGCGCGGTCGAAAGCGGCAAGGCGCTTCGGGCGCTGATGGCCGAGCGGCCGGTCGACCTCGCCATCCTCGATGTGAACATGCCCGAGGAAGACGGGATCAGCATCGCGCGGGAGCTTCGCTCGATGGGGCGGATCGGCATCATCATGCTGACCGCCAACAGCGACGGCGTCGACAAGGTCGTCGGGCTGGAGGTCGGCGCGGACGACTATGTGACAAAGCCCTTCGACCCGCGCGAACTGCTTGCGCGCGTGCGGAGCGTCCTACGCCGGGCGAGCCTCGAGGAAGAGGCGCCCGCGACGCTGGGCCGGGAAGTCGTGATCGGGACCGCGCGGCTGAACCTCGACAGCCGCAAGCTGTTCGCGGCGGACGGCAGCGAACTGCCGCTGACCGCCATGGAGTTTGACCTGCTGCGAACCTTTGTCGAGCATCCCAACCGGGTGCTGAACCGCGACCAGCTGCTCGACCTCGCCCACAACAAGGAGGCGGACGTGTTCGATCGGTCGATCGACACGCGGATCGTGCGCCTGCGCAAGAAGATCGAGGCCGATCCGCGGCATCCGCAGGCGATCAAGACCGTCCGCGGCGGCGGTTACCTGTTCACGCCCGCAAAGGCGTAG